Proteins encoded by one window of Corynebacterium amycolatum:
- a CDS encoding sigma-70 family RNA polymerase sigma factor: MKSADIQNDELEGQTRDKGRRTGNNSNPSADLVRVYLNGIGKTALLSAEEEVELSKRIEAGVYAEHLLQTGAKMTRAKKRDVKILAKEGKAARAHLLEANLRLVVSLAKRYTNRGMPLLDLIQEGNLGLIRAMEKFDYTKGFKFSTYATWWIRQAITRGMADQSRTIRLPVHLVEQVNKISRIKRELYQQLGREATNEELAEESGIPEAKIEMLLRQSRDPVSLDMPVGTDEEAPLGDFIEDSEATDAEEAVVASLRHHDVRKVLSTLEIREQEVIKLRYGLDDGLPRTLDQIGRHFGLSRERVRQIEREVMSKLREGDRADKLREYAN, translated from the coding sequence ATGAAGAGTGCCGATATTCAAAATGACGAACTGGAAGGTCAGACAAGGGACAAGGGGCGCCGCACCGGCAATAACTCCAACCCGTCCGCCGATTTGGTTCGTGTGTATTTGAACGGCATCGGAAAGACTGCTCTTCTCAGCGCTGAAGAAGAGGTGGAACTTTCTAAGCGCATTGAAGCCGGTGTATACGCCGAGCATTTGCTGCAGACCGGCGCAAAAATGACCCGTGCAAAGAAGCGTGATGTCAAGATTTTGGCGAAGGAAGGTAAGGCCGCACGCGCCCACCTACTCGAAGCCAATCTCCGTCTTGTGGTCTCGCTGGCGAAGCGCTACACCAACCGCGGTATGCCGCTGCTGGATCTAATCCAGGAGGGCAACTTGGGCCTCATCCGCGCCATGGAAAAGTTCGATTACACCAAGGGCTTCAAGTTCTCCACATACGCAACGTGGTGGATTCGCCAGGCTATTACCCGCGGTATGGCTGATCAGTCGCGTACTATTCGCCTCCCTGTCCATTTGGTTGAGCAGGTCAACAAGATTTCTCGTATCAAGCGTGAGCTCTACCAGCAGCTCGGCCGTGAGGCTACGAATGAGGAATTGGCAGAGGAATCCGGCATTCCAGAAGCCAAGATTGAGATGCTGCTGCGTCAGTCCCGCGATCCGGTGAGCTTGGACATGCCAGTGGGCACTGACGAGGAAGCTCCCCTGGGAGACTTCATCGAGGACTCAGAGGCAACTGATGCTGAGGAAGCAGTTGTCGCTTCCCTGCGTCACCACGATGTCCGCAAGGTTCTGTCCACTCTCGAGATTCGAGAGCAGGAAGTTATTAAGCTCCGCTACGGTCTCGACGATGGCCTACCCCGCACGCTGGATCAGATTGGCCGCCACTTCGGCCTGTCTCGCGAGCGCGTCCGCCAGATTGAGCGGGAAGTTATGTCCAAGCTGCGCGAGGGAGACCGTGCTGACAAGCTGCGTGAGTACGCAAACTAA